In one Trichlorobacter lovleyi SZ genomic region, the following are encoded:
- a CDS encoding DUF6781 family protein produces the protein MQNNIIFNDSDMHRIEAEVRSAIEQSHDVLEVVRQLILRTISGNSVDIETMRMITSAVLRGAGTGIQKGLKLPALQNKTACAHIKQAVAGLDAALEQCAEASRLPLEETEDSAQIFFNEDLAHARANLKIMEKSFLESLLSGLKRQPVLREYTIDSSAVGVQLKETLTEHVKPGHHPQDRDKVN, from the coding sequence ATGCAAAATAACATAATTTTCAATGACAGCGATATGCACAGGATTGAAGCTGAAGTCCGAAGCGCCATCGAGCAGAGTCACGATGTGCTGGAAGTGGTTCGACAACTCATTTTGCGCACGATTAGCGGAAACTCAGTCGATATCGAAACCATGCGCATGATCACGAGTGCCGTGCTGCGTGGTGCGGGGACAGGAATACAAAAGGGGCTGAAACTGCCTGCGTTACAAAACAAAACTGCATGTGCACACATCAAACAGGCCGTTGCCGGACTGGATGCGGCGCTGGAGCAGTGTGCTGAAGCATCCAGACTGCCTCTGGAAGAAACCGAAGACAGCGCGCAGATATTTTTCAATGAGGATCTTGCCCATGCTCGTGCCAACCTGAAAATTATGGAGAAGTCTTTCCTGGAATCCCTGCTAAGCGGCCTCAAGCGCCAACCAGTACTACGGGAGTACACTATCGATAGTTCCGCTGTGGGCGTGCAATTGAAGGAGACCTTGACCGAGCATGTCAAGCCAGGCCATCACCCTCAAGACAGGGATAAGGTCAACTGA
- a CDS encoding DUF883 family protein, with the protein MSNPKKINSTTKEKLIDDVKKIVADADALLQATAEQTSEKIDDLHTRIQENLKAAQGRLAEFDATLVDKTMNATREALQKTSEAADQALEAVRDAAQKSEHSVKKVTESGKEAAQHAAETARNTARKAVAATREAANKALDALTDWIR; encoded by the coding sequence ATGTCTAACCCAAAAAAAATCAATTCCACGACCAAAGAAAAACTTATCGACGACGTAAAGAAGATAGTTGCGGATGCCGATGCGCTTTTACAGGCGACTGCAGAGCAAACCAGCGAGAAGATCGACGACTTGCATACCCGCATTCAGGAAAATCTGAAGGCGGCCCAAGGCCGACTTGCCGAGTTTGATGCCACGCTCGTCGACAAAACTATGAATGCCACCCGGGAGGCGCTGCAAAAAACCTCGGAAGCGGCTGATCAAGCGCTTGAAGCCGTCAGGGATGCAGCGCAGAAGAGTGAACACTCAGTAAAAAAAGTGACCGAATCCGGTAAAGAAGCGGCTCAGCATGCGGCAGAAACTGCCAGGAATACCGCCCGGAAAGCAGTTGCCGCCACCAGAGAGGCTGCCAACAAAGCGCTGGATGCGCTGACTGATTGGATCAGATGA